Proteins from a genomic interval of Nitrospiria bacterium:
- a CDS encoding VWA domain-containing protein yields the protein MTDPNPPVPLPSALTRLCDRELDSAQRQAFLKAVSAVSPSDRSALLELLEELVEAAPKPAAIGLRNFPRVLEMWDPAQTLSWLDLGTSMASQSSAAAQKYFLESPDLLSEIHTPQRAALLRLGLELSDGHYGVLMDFIRACPHLPPGIGTDDLTVWMETGRRLAEEDTVLAVEYFRISPRVLHPIPIADLPRWVELGRLLVEPNTLGKPDYLNAIEFFRLSPEILASIEPPDLRRPFLELGIGLSRRAAALGMDYLRSGPTILREMESPARRRLFLSQAQRVADSIRSDREASVVLDYLKEGSKIFRAFEYNPADFIGWVDAGLSLLAGNPERARAYFSGRSKTGQETTERLIGGVSLKTVGRTLTLFAEALSGRSVAIRPTADLPDPVRETVGDAPTGDGRTIFLPSRIRLFPRDEDNFRLYKTSTLHEAGHLEFGTFEPDLRAMQEVIDGVRTEYGRASSEPGGVLTVADYLNLFPNPSWARALWTVLEDARVDFRLRAQYPGARRDMDQIVALDLQSRPKLEALPPRTAVHEALLQLSITDTTEVPLELAETVSGAYDLLLEVKNPAATSTDSLRVLARLYRFLEEQFKRFPSVAGESDPLGVQEKTADPHSDPTAASQRRETRPSPSAFSYRGVMHPDWVRSRSEEKTVPIDPARTGSAPPASPSGEPRNKFLENSQTEAATKEKAPDLGFKDAPAPSRPARDSETPIFLYDEWDDAAQEYRPRWCRLYEHRLRPESSRRVQETLSSNAPVLRLLRRHFQGLRPEAFRKVKRQAGGDQLDMDAIVEARTELRSGQTPHENFYIRNEKQVRDVAVAFLIDMSGSTGRQIPSSRKRVIEVEQEALILMAEALQAVGDAFAIYGFSGDSKDRVDFYVIKDFSDAFNPVIHERIGAMRALNQNRDGTAIRHTLAKLGQQRAKTRLLILLSDGKPLDAGYAGAYSLQDTKHALREARMRGVHPYCITIDQEASRYVTEMYGEVGHTIIDRVATLPDKLPRIYKRLTT from the coding sequence ATGACCGACCCGAACCCGCCGGTGCCGCTCCCCTCCGCATTGACCCGCCTTTGCGACCGCGAGCTGGATTCCGCCCAGCGACAGGCGTTTCTGAAGGCCGTCTCCGCCGTCAGCCCGTCGGATCGAAGCGCGCTCCTTGAACTTCTGGAGGAGCTGGTCGAGGCCGCGCCGAAACCGGCCGCCATCGGTCTCCGAAATTTTCCCCGGGTCCTCGAAATGTGGGATCCGGCTCAAACCCTTTCCTGGCTGGATCTGGGCACGTCGATGGCGTCGCAGTCCTCCGCGGCGGCGCAGAAATATTTTTTGGAGAGTCCGGACCTCCTGTCAGAGATCCATACTCCCCAACGGGCCGCGCTCCTTCGACTGGGGCTCGAGCTCAGCGACGGTCATTACGGCGTTCTCATGGACTTCATCCGGGCCTGTCCTCACCTCCCCCCCGGAATCGGAACGGACGACCTGACCGTCTGGATGGAAACCGGCCGACGGCTGGCGGAAGAGGACACGGTGCTGGCGGTCGAATATTTCCGGATCAGTCCCAGGGTCCTTCACCCGATTCCGATCGCCGACCTTCCGCGCTGGGTTGAATTGGGGCGTCTCCTGGTCGAGCCGAACACATTGGGCAAACCCGATTATCTGAACGCGATCGAATTCTTCCGCCTCAGCCCCGAAATACTCGCAAGCATCGAACCGCCGGACCTTCGACGGCCGTTCCTGGAACTGGGAATCGGGCTGTCCCGCCGGGCCGCCGCCCTCGGAATGGACTATCTTCGATCCGGCCCGACGATTCTTCGGGAGATGGAATCCCCGGCCCGCCGTCGTCTGTTCCTCTCCCAGGCGCAGCGGGTGGCCGATTCGATTCGATCGGACCGGGAAGCGTCCGTCGTTCTGGACTATCTGAAAGAGGGTTCGAAGATTTTCCGGGCCTTCGAATACAACCCGGCCGACTTCATAGGCTGGGTCGACGCCGGTCTCTCCCTGCTGGCGGGGAACCCCGAACGCGCCCGGGCGTATTTCAGCGGACGATCGAAAACGGGGCAGGAAACGACCGAGCGGCTTATCGGCGGGGTGTCCCTCAAGACGGTCGGCCGGACCCTGACGCTGTTCGCCGAGGCCCTCTCCGGACGATCCGTCGCGATCAGGCCGACCGCGGATCTTCCGGATCCCGTTCGGGAGACGGTCGGCGATGCCCCGACCGGCGACGGACGGACGATCTTTCTCCCGTCCCGGATTCGCCTGTTCCCCCGTGACGAGGATAACTTCCGGCTGTACAAGACCTCCACGCTGCATGAGGCCGGACACCTTGAGTTCGGAACCTTTGAGCCGGACCTTCGGGCCATGCAAGAGGTCATCGACGGGGTGCGGACCGAATACGGCCGGGCGTCGTCGGAACCCGGCGGGGTTCTTACCGTCGCCGATTATTTGAACCTTTTCCCGAACCCGTCCTGGGCCCGGGCGCTCTGGACCGTTTTGGAAGACGCCCGGGTCGATTTCCGGCTTCGGGCCCAGTATCCCGGCGCGCGTCGTGACATGGACCAGATCGTCGCGCTGGACCTCCAATCCCGGCCGAAGCTGGAGGCCCTTCCCCCGCGGACGGCGGTTCATGAAGCCCTGCTCCAGCTTTCGATCACGGACACGACCGAGGTCCCGCTGGAGCTGGCCGAAACCGTCTCGGGCGCGTACGATCTCCTTCTTGAGGTCAAGAACCCGGCCGCCACGTCGACCGACTCCCTCCGGGTATTGGCCCGGCTCTACCGTTTTCTTGAAGAACAATTCAAACGCTTTCCGTCGGTAGCGGGCGAGTCCGATCCCCTCGGCGTGCAGGAAAAGACAGCCGATCCTCACTCGGATCCGACGGCCGCTTCCCAGCGGCGGGAGACGCGCCCTTCCCCGTCCGCGTTTTCATACCGCGGCGTGATGCATCCCGACTGGGTCCGGTCCCGTTCCGAAGAAAAGACGGTCCCGATCGATCCGGCCCGCACAGGGTCCGCTCCTCCGGCCTCCCCTTCGGGCGAGCCCCGGAATAAATTCCTGGAAAACAGCCAAACGGAAGCCGCCACGAAGGAAAAGGCGCCCGACCTCGGATTCAAAGACGCGCCCGCCCCTTCCCGGCCGGCCCGGGACTCCGAAACCCCGATTTTTCTCTATGACGAATGGGACGACGCGGCCCAGGAGTACCGGCCCCGCTGGTGCCGTCTGTACGAACACCGTCTCCGGCCGGAATCGAGCCGGAGGGTTCAGGAGACCCTTTCTTCCAACGCGCCGGTCCTGCGGCTTCTCCGGCGCCATTTTCAGGGCCTGAGGCCGGAAGCCTTCCGGAAGGTGAAGCGGCAGGCCGGCGGCGATCAACTCGACATGGACGCCATTGTCGAAGCCCGCACCGAGCTGCGCAGCGGCCAGACGCCGCACGAGAACTTTTACATCCGGAACGAGAAACAGGTGCGCGACGTGGCGGTCGCCTTTCTGATCGATATGAGCGGCTCGACCGGCCGGCAGATCCCCTCGTCCCGTAAACGCGTCATCGAGGTCGAACAGGAGGCCCTGATTTTAATGGCCGAAGCCCTTCAGGCCGTCGGAGACGCTTTCGCGATTTACGGATTTTCGGGGGATTCGAAGGACCGGGTCGATTTCTACGTCATCAAGGATTTCTCCGACGCCTTCAACCCCGTCATCCATGAACGGATCGGCGCGATGCGGGCCCTGAACCAGAATCGGGACGGAACGGCCATCCGGCACACGCTGGCCAAACTGGGACAACAACGGGCGAAGACCCGGTTGCTCATCCTGTTGAGCGACGGAAAACCCCTGGATGCCGGCTATGCCGGCGCTTATTCCCTGCAGGACACGAAGCACGCGCTGAGGGAAGCCCGGATGCGCGGCGTTCATCCGTACTGCATCACGATCGACCAGGAGGCCAGCCGCTACGTGACCGAGATGTACGGCGAGGTCGGTCATACGATCATCGACCGGGTCGCGACGCTGCCGGACAAACTGCCCCGAATTTACAAACGATTGACGACCTAG
- a CDS encoding CbbQ/NirQ/NorQ/GpvN family protein, translating to MSAERLKGLELEIDQYRIAQEPFYIPVRSEAELFRTAYLNRMPVMLKGPTGCGKTRFVQHMAYQLKRPLITIACHEDLTASDIVGRYLLRGDETVWVDGPLTLAVKHGAICYLDEVVEARKDTTVVIHPLTDDRRILPIEKKGQVIEAVDEFMLVISYNPGYQSVLKELKQSTKQRFMAIEFDYPPKEMEVRILRHETGLGEAVAQSLVKLGEKVRNLKNHGLEEGVSTRLLVYAGELIQKGIDPRTACEAAVTQPITDDPDMHRSLSEIVNSIFP from the coding sequence ATGAGCGCCGAGCGGCTCAAAGGACTGGAACTGGAGATCGATCAGTACCGGATCGCGCAGGAGCCTTTTTATATCCCGGTCCGGAGCGAGGCGGAGCTCTTCCGCACCGCCTACCTGAATCGAATGCCGGTCATGCTCAAGGGCCCGACGGGCTGCGGCAAGACCCGCTTCGTCCAGCACATGGCCTACCAGCTCAAGCGCCCGCTGATCACGATCGCCTGCCATGAAGACCTGACGGCCTCGGACATCGTGGGACGTTATCTCCTCCGGGGCGATGAGACCGTCTGGGTCGACGGCCCGCTGACCCTGGCCGTCAAACACGGCGCGATCTGTTATCTGGACGAGGTGGTGGAGGCCCGCAAGGACACGACGGTCGTGATCCATCCTTTGACGGACGACCGGCGGATCCTTCCGATCGAGAAGAAGGGCCAGGTGATCGAGGCGGTGGACGAGTTCATGCTCGTGATTTCCTACAATCCCGGTTATCAAAGCGTCCTCAAGGAGCTCAAGCAAAGCACCAAGCAACGGTTCATGGCGATCGAGTTCGATTACCCCCCGAAAGAGATGGAGGTCCGCATCCTCCGACACGAGACCGGCCTGGGCGAGGCCGTCGCACAGAGCCTCGTCAAACTGGGCGAGAAAGTCCGGAATTTGAAAAACCACGGACTGGAGGAGGGCGTCAGCACGCGCCTGCTCGTCTATGCCGGAGAGCTCATTCAAAAAGGAATCGATCCCCGGACGGCCTGCGAGGCGGCCGTCACCCAGCCCATCACGGACGACCCCGATATGCATCGGAGCCTCTCCGAAATCGTCAACAGCATTTTTCCTTGA
- a CDS encoding Mrp/NBP35 family ATP-binding protein has product MPVTEKEVLAALSKIQDPDLHKDIVALGFVQNIKIRDSQVGFDIVLTTPACPVRDQMREEAQRLIAALPGVSKVDINMTSNVTKGISGVKEDYIPLVKNAIAISSGKGGVGKSTVSATLAVALAETGAKVGLMDADFYGPNIPMMMGAEEPPSQRDNKLLPAVGHGVKLMSMGYLVPEDQPIVWRGPMIHGAIQQFLRDVEWGELDYLLVDLPPGTGDAQLSISQLVPLTGAVIVTTPQNVALHDSKKGLAMFQKVNVPVLGIIENMSYFVCSHCHERTEIFSHGGGRLAAEKLDVPFLGEIPIDPEVRVGGDSGAPVLVSHPDSPTAEAFRKIARAIAAQISIQNAKRQTLKIIG; this is encoded by the coding sequence ATGCCCGTAACCGAGAAAGAAGTATTGGCCGCCTTAAGCAAGATCCAGGATCCGGATCTCCACAAAGATATCGTCGCGCTGGGCTTCGTCCAGAACATCAAGATCCGGGATTCCCAGGTCGGCTTTGATATCGTCCTGACCACCCCCGCCTGCCCCGTCCGGGACCAGATGCGCGAGGAGGCCCAACGTCTCATCGCGGCCCTTCCGGGCGTATCCAAGGTGGACATCAACATGACCTCCAATGTCACCAAGGGGATCAGCGGCGTCAAAGAAGATTACATCCCGTTGGTGAAAAACGCGATCGCGATCAGCAGCGGGAAGGGCGGCGTGGGAAAATCGACCGTCAGCGCCACGCTCGCGGTCGCGCTGGCCGAGACGGGCGCGAAGGTCGGCTTGATGGACGCCGATTTCTACGGCCCGAACATCCCCATGATGATGGGGGCCGAGGAACCGCCGAGCCAGCGGGACAACAAACTGCTCCCGGCCGTGGGCCACGGAGTCAAACTCATGTCGATGGGATACCTCGTCCCCGAAGACCAGCCGATCGTCTGGCGCGGCCCCATGATCCACGGAGCGATCCAGCAGTTCCTCCGGGACGTGGAGTGGGGCGAACTCGACTATCTCCTCGTCGATCTCCCGCCGGGAACGGGCGACGCGCAACTCTCGATCTCGCAACTCGTGCCCTTGACCGGGGCGGTCATCGTCACCACCCCCCAGAACGTCGCGCTGCACGATTCCAAAAAAGGGCTCGCCATGTTCCAGAAGGTAAACGTTCCGGTGCTCGGAATCATCGAGAACATGAGCTACTTTGTCTGCTCGCATTGCCACGAACGGACCGAGATCTTCAGTCACGGCGGGGGCCGGCTCGCCGCGGAGAAACTCGACGTTCCGTTTCTTGGAGAGATCCCGATCGATCCCGAGGTCCGGGTCGGCGGGGACAGCGGGGCTCCGGTTCTCGTTTCCCACCCCGACTCCCCCACCGCCGAGGCGTTCCGAAAAATCGCCCGGGCCATCGCGGCCCAGATCAGCATCCAGAACGCCAAACGCCAGACCCTCAAAATCATCGGTTGA
- a CDS encoding cytochrome c peroxidase, producing the protein MKRGSSKWSIAQGAGLTAALVVLLFGSLQAIGAEPKEFRPPIPLGLEADQFYVPNDNPLTREKVELGRQLFFDKRLSKENTIACAVCHMPALAFTDGQPVSSGVRHQQGGRSAPMAINRAFSKAQFWDGRAATLEDQSVGPFVNPVEHGFADYKEMIEKMNKIEGYKKEFKEVFGGEITVDKIGKAIASFQRTILSGNSPFDKFDVGGEENALSPAAKRGLDLFRNKARCTKCHSGFNFTDEKFHNLGIGFDKDMVDTGRFHVTKDPKDMGAFKTPSLREISRTAPYMNDGRFATLMDVVNFYNQGGIKNPFQDPLIIPLDLTENEKKDLVEFLNSLSGEGWQNITPPSEFPM; encoded by the coding sequence ATGAAACGAGGTTCAAGCAAATGGTCCATCGCACAAGGCGCGGGGCTCACGGCCGCGCTGGTCGTTCTGCTCTTCGGTTCACTCCAGGCCATCGGAGCGGAGCCGAAGGAATTCAGACCGCCGATTCCGCTGGGACTGGAAGCGGATCAATTTTACGTGCCGAACGACAACCCTCTGACCCGGGAAAAAGTTGAACTGGGACGGCAGCTTTTCTTTGACAAGCGCCTGTCCAAGGAGAACACGATCGCCTGCGCCGTCTGCCACATGCCGGCGCTCGCCTTCACCGACGGTCAGCCCGTCTCCTCCGGGGTCCGGCACCAGCAGGGGGGACGAAGCGCCCCGATGGCGATCAACCGGGCCTTTTCCAAGGCCCAGTTCTGGGACGGGAGGGCGGCCACGCTCGAAGACCAGTCGGTCGGGCCCTTCGTGAACCCGGTCGAGCACGGTTTCGCCGACTATAAGGAAATGATCGAGAAGATGAACAAGATCGAGGGCTATAAAAAAGAGTTCAAGGAGGTCTTCGGCGGCGAGATCACGGTCGATAAGATCGGGAAGGCCATCGCCAGCTTCCAGCGTACGATCCTCTCCGGCAACAGCCCCTTCGACAAATTCGACGTCGGCGGTGAAGAAAACGCCCTCTCGCCGGCCGCGAAGCGAGGGTTGGACCTCTTCCGGAACAAGGCCCGCTGCACAAAGTGTCACTCCGGCTTCAACTTCACGGATGAGAAGTTCCACAACCTCGGGATCGGGTTCGACAAGGACATGGTGGACACGGGGCGGTTTCACGTCACAAAGGACCCCAAGGACATGGGCGCCTTCAAAACCCCCAGCCTGCGCGAAATTTCACGGACCGCGCCGTATATGAACGACGGCCGCTTCGCCACCTTGATGGACGTGGTGAATTTTTATAACCAGGGCGGAATCAAAAATCCCTTCCAGGACCCGCTGATCATCCCGCTCGATCTCACGGAAAACGAGAAAAAGGACCTGGTCGAGTTCCTGAACAGTCTCAGCGGCGAAGGGTGGCAGAACATCACGCCGCCCTCCGAGTTCCCGATGTAA
- a CDS encoding DUF3501 family protein encodes MNTLELKDIKPLPEYEAVRKPFRDRIIALKKRRRVPLGERITLVFENRDTVLFQIQEMMRVEHIYDPAKIQDELDTYNPLIAGPGELSATLFIEITEPERIKETLDQLRGIDNGRCLFFEIGADRIDGRFEEGHSNEEKLSAVHYVRFRFTPEQRAAFRNDQVPAALTADHPHYRVRTPLGKDVRHELSEDFL; translated from the coding sequence ATGAACACGCTTGAGCTCAAAGACATCAAGCCGCTCCCGGAATACGAGGCCGTTCGCAAACCGTTCCGGGATCGGATCATCGCCCTCAAGAAAAGGCGCCGGGTTCCGCTCGGGGAACGGATCACGCTGGTGTTCGAGAACCGGGACACGGTCCTGTTCCAGATTCAGGAGATGATGCGCGTGGAGCATATCTACGATCCGGCCAAAATCCAGGACGAGCTGGACACTTACAACCCGCTGATCGCCGGTCCGGGTGAGTTGTCGGCCACGCTGTTCATCGAGATCACGGAGCCCGAACGAATCAAGGAGACCTTGGATCAACTCCGCGGGATCGATAACGGTCGTTGCCTTTTTTTCGAAATCGGCGCCGACCGGATCGACGGACGGTTCGAGGAAGGGCACAGCAACGAGGAGAAGCTCAGCGCGGTTCATTATGTCCGCTTCCGTTTCACCCCGGAACAGCGGGCCGCCTTCCGCAACGATCAAGTTCCGGCGGCGCTGACCGCGGACCATCCCCATTACCGGGTCCGAACGCCGCTCGGCAAGGATGTCCGGCACGAACTTTCGGAAGATTTTCTTTAA
- a CDS encoding heterodisulfide reductase-related iron-sulfur binding cluster, whose protein sequence is MIAFDSPRFKEPEALRAETLRVYEICNGCRRCFNLCPSFDVLFRGIDDKDGEVAALDAPLHDRVVDLCYYCKLCFNHCPYCPPHPYDLDFPRLMLWGKHLMAKRRPAGFRDRLLVNVDFVGRLGGMIAPLANWALRRPFFRRMLEGVTGIHRERLFPDFRWRSFASWFGQIRKSGRSTVGAALRGRTDIGQARGPAPTTEKIALFYTCYVNRHDPEIGKAAIQVLEKNGVEVICPEQECCGMPYFDIGDLDAVRRKARSNLKRLAAAVDGGYKIVSPMPTCSLMLKKEYPDLVPTEEARKVAANTYDLCEYLMKLEGMGKLAKDFVSSPGKIAYQVPCHLRDQNIGLKSRDLMKLIPGATVEVIERCSGHDGTFGVKKEFYDLSLKVGRKAFAAVENAEPDVAVSDCPLSGIALTQSTGKKSVHPIQVVQKAYGLK, encoded by the coding sequence ATGATCGCCTTCGACTCCCCCCGATTCAAAGAACCGGAAGCCCTCCGGGCCGAAACCTTGCGGGTCTACGAGATCTGCAACGGATGCCGGAGGTGTTTTAACCTCTGTCCGTCCTTTGATGTCCTGTTCCGCGGCATCGACGACAAGGACGGCGAGGTCGCCGCGCTTGACGCGCCGCTTCACGATCGGGTGGTGGATCTCTGTTATTACTGCAAGCTTTGTTTCAACCACTGTCCCTATTGTCCGCCGCACCCATACGACCTGGATTTTCCGCGGCTGATGCTTTGGGGAAAACATCTGATGGCGAAACGGCGGCCGGCCGGATTTAGGGACCGTCTTTTGGTGAACGTGGATTTCGTGGGACGCTTGGGCGGGATGATCGCGCCCCTGGCCAATTGGGCCCTCCGCCGGCCGTTCTTCCGCCGGATGCTGGAGGGCGTGACGGGCATTCACCGGGAGCGGCTGTTCCCGGACTTCCGGTGGCGGTCGTTTGCATCGTGGTTCGGACAAATTCGGAAATCAGGTAGATCTACCGTAGGGGCGGCTCTCCGTGGCCGCACTGACATAGGGCAGGCACGGGGACCTGCCCCCACAACCGAGAAGATTGCCTTGTTCTACACCTGCTACGTCAACCGCCACGATCCCGAGATCGGCAAGGCCGCGATTCAGGTCCTCGAGAAAAACGGCGTCGAGGTGATCTGTCCTGAACAGGAATGCTGCGGAATGCCCTATTTCGACATCGGGGATCTGGACGCGGTTCGCCGGAAAGCCCGGTCGAATTTGAAGCGTCTCGCGGCCGCGGTGGACGGGGGCTACAAGATCGTATCGCCGATGCCGACCTGCAGCCTGATGCTGAAGAAGGAATATCCGGACCTCGTTCCGACCGAGGAGGCGCGAAAGGTCGCGGCCAACACGTACGACCTCTGCGAATACCTCATGAAACTCGAAGGGATGGGAAAGCTCGCGAAGGATTTCGTGTCCAGTCCCGGGAAGATCGCCTACCAGGTCCCCTGCCATCTGAGGGATCAGAACATCGGGTTGAAGTCGCGCGACCTGATGAAGTTGATTCCCGGAGCCACCGTCGAAGTGATCGAACGGTGCTCCGGGCATGACGGCACGTTCGGGGTCAAAAAGGAATTCTACGACCTCTCGCTCAAGGTCGGACGAAAGGCCTTCGCGGCCGTGGAGAATGCGGAGCCGGACGTGGCCGTTTCGGACTGTCCCCTTTCCGGAATCGCGCTCACCCAAAGCACCGGGAAGAAGTCGGTCCACCCGATTCAGGTGGTTCAGAAGGCCTACGGGTTGAAATAA
- a CDS encoding rubrerythrin family protein produces the protein MAKKALKGSKTWQNLKDGFAGESQANRRYLYFARRADIEGQPDIAGVFRDTAEGETGHAFGHFDYLAEVGDPVTGVAVGDTAANLKSAIEGETYEYTQMYPGFAKTAREEGFEEISEWFETLAKAEKSHAGRFTKALDSIKK, from the coding sequence ATGGCCAAGAAAGCCTTGAAAGGATCGAAGACCTGGCAAAATCTAAAGGATGGATTCGCCGGAGAATCCCAGGCCAACCGACGCTATCTTTATTTTGCCCGTCGCGCCGACATCGAGGGACAACCCGACATCGCCGGCGTGTTCCGGGACACGGCCGAGGGCGAGACCGGGCATGCCTTCGGACATTTTGATTACCTGGCCGAGGTCGGCGACCCGGTCACGGGCGTGGCCGTCGGCGACACCGCGGCCAATCTGAAGTCCGCGATCGAAGGCGAAACCTACGAGTACACCCAGATGTATCCCGGATTCGCCAAGACCGCCCGCGAAGAAGGGTTCGAAGAGATCTCGGAATGGTTCGAGACGCTGGCCAAGGCCGAAAAGTCCCATGCGGGACGATTTACCAAGGCCCTGGACAGCATCAAGAAGTAA
- a CDS encoding transcriptional repressor yields MFLTPEQLRRHFQDRGLKFTSQRYAIYRALAGSTEHPSVEDLYSTVKKAYPTLSMNTVYNTLESLKDVGIASEISLWHDKARFDANQAAHHHLVCLRCKKIEDLYDDTLDRLALSPKAKHRYRITGHRVEFHGYCSDCKSKLTKPQKRR; encoded by the coding sequence ATGTTCCTCACGCCCGAGCAGCTTCGAAGGCATTTCCAGGATCGCGGCCTCAAGTTCACGAGCCAGCGGTATGCCATCTACCGGGCGCTGGCCGGGTCGACCGAACATCCCAGCGTGGAGGATCTTTACTCGACGGTCAAGAAGGCCTACCCGACCCTGTCGATGAACACGGTCTACAACACCCTCGAGAGCCTGAAGGACGTCGGGATCGCGTCGGAGATCAGCCTCTGGCACGACAAGGCCCGGTTTGACGCCAACCAGGCCGCCCATCATCACCTCGTCTGCCTGCGTTGCAAAAAAATCGAGGACCTCTACGACGACACCCTGGATCGCCTGGCCCTATCGCCCAAGGCCAAGCACCGTTACCGGATCACGGGACACCGGGTCGAATTTCACGGCTACTGCAGCGATTGCAAATCCAAACTAACCAAACCCCAAAAAAGGAGGTAA
- a CDS encoding DUF5069 domain-containing protein, translating into MKVKPPDLTRQFPRSPGETLGGYAHLARMADKARAKAAGTVGEYIYPCPLDLALLEFLTIDPDAFYEAVQIKDDRELLGWVREKAATRNPEEIESWNRAFLSRKPRNQDSQRRFDEIRNRLAPHRTDITAWPDLLDLEEGREVPVRRADG; encoded by the coding sequence ATGAAGGTCAAACCGCCCGATCTCACCCGTCAGTTTCCCCGAAGCCCCGGCGAGACGCTCGGGGGGTACGCCCACCTCGCCCGCATGGCCGACAAGGCGCGGGCCAAGGCGGCGGGCACCGTCGGGGAGTATATCTATCCCTGCCCCCTGGACCTCGCGCTGCTCGAATTCCTGACGATCGACCCGGACGCCTTCTACGAGGCGGTCCAGATAAAGGACGACCGGGAACTGCTGGGCTGGGTCCGGGAAAAGGCGGCAACCCGGAATCCCGAGGAAATCGAATCCTGGAACCGGGCCTTTCTGAGCCGGAAACCTCGTAACCAGGATAGCCAGCGCCGTTTCGATGAAATCCGGAACCGGCTCGCCCCGCACCGCACCGACATCACCGCATGGCCGGATCTGTTAGATCTGGAAGAAGGCCGCGAGGTACCGGTGCGGAGGGCGGACGGATAA
- a CDS encoding GDSL-type esterase/lipase family protein, protein MTRPLRIIAFGDSLTVGYQSPTAENPDGAATPYGRFLQERLGESAEVLIRGLNGELTGEMALRLGTDVLPLRPDYVIVLGGTNDLGWGARPPDVMRNLVTIYERVRGAGGRPVAVTIPSILGFDDGIPPRQTLNRLILEYSRTKPQPAVDLFTATAEPETLRLAGAYSNDGLHLSTEGYRVLAGLLYEEVFSGIPR, encoded by the coding sequence ATGACCCGGCCGCTTCGAATCATCGCGTTCGGCGACAGCCTCACCGTGGGCTATCAATCGCCGACGGCCGAAAATCCGGACGGGGCGGCCACGCCCTACGGACGGTTTTTACAGGAACGGCTGGGGGAATCGGCCGAGGTCTTGATCCGCGGCCTCAACGGCGAGCTGACGGGCGAGATGGCCTTGCGCCTGGGGACGGACGTCCTTCCGCTTCGGCCGGATTACGTCATCGTCCTCGGGGGGACCAACGATCTCGGGTGGGGCGCGCGTCCCCCGGACGTGATGCGAAATCTCGTGACGATCTACGAGCGGGTCCGCGGCGCGGGCGGGCGGCCCGTGGCCGTGACCATTCCCTCGATCCTCGGCTTCGACGACGGGATTCCCCCCCGACAAACCCTCAACCGCCTCATCCTGGAATACAGCCGGACCAAACCGCAGCCGGCGGTCGATCTCTTCACGGCCACGGCCGAGCCGGAAACGCTCCGCTTGGCCGGGGCCTATTCCAACGACGGCCTCCATCTGAGCACCGAGGGCTATCGGGTATTGGCCGGGCTGCTTTATGAGGAAGTTTTCTCGGGGATCCCAAGATGA
- the dcd gene encoding dCTP deaminase — protein MIKSDRWIRKMANEHGMIAPFEEKQIRQGVISFGVSSYGYDIRIADEFKIFTNINTTIVDPKNFDLKSFVDFKGPICIIPPNSFALGMSVEYFKIPRNVMTICVGKSTYARCGIITNVTPFEPEWEGFVTLEISNTTPLPAKIYANEGIAQVVFFESDEPCETSYADKKGKYQAQRGITVPRI, from the coding sequence ATGATCAAGAGCGACCGGTGGATCCGAAAGATGGCGAATGAACACGGGATGATCGCCCCCTTCGAGGAAAAACAGATCCGGCAGGGCGTGATCTCGTTCGGCGTCTCGTCGTACGGCTACGACATCCGGATCGCGGACGAGTTCAAGATCTTCACCAACATCAACACGACGATCGTGGATCCCAAGAACTTCGACCTGAAATCTTTCGTCGATTTCAAGGGCCCGATCTGCATCATCCCGCCCAATTCGTTCGCCCTGGGAATGAGCGTGGAATATTTCAAAATCCCGCGAAACGTCATGACGATCTGCGTCGGCAAAAGCACCTATGCCCGCTGCGGGATCATCACGAACGTGACACCGTTCGAGCCGGAATGGGAGGGGTTCGTGACCCTCGAGATCTCCAACACCACCCCGCTGCCCGCCAAGATCTACGCCAATGAGGGCATTGCCCAGGTGGTCTTCTTCGAGAGCGACGAGCCCTGCGAAACCTCCTACGCCGACAAGAAGGGGAAATACCAGGCCCAGCGCGGAATCACCGTTCCCCGGATCTGA